In Porites lutea chromosome 1, jaPorLute2.1, whole genome shotgun sequence, a single genomic region encodes these proteins:
- the LOC140942180 gene encoding cilia- and flagella-associated protein 74-like — MELEDLEKNLTEDTLGMGWEDKNDQTTDRDMNGEVTHDSGDKFQQNQWQFSDEGPIEYESDPSSDIDKNYFSDQESLTGSMDGVEEDEYTSDPIAQQTRQEKMQRLALRRHLDQLSEQVLEKGYLVSQFREELKKCQEHVEELQQDKDAVSKEIEEAQSQTNMASLYRLQAYHSKLCAEIDAENDVQKEILQRLQEAEFALAQATVEQGKFLLAGKELEKEEKLVEKQKADVAAVRLRKENMSTVVSERRRRAREKEHISALRDRERKHRQAIAAAKRNREQASKFLKETMSRVRQKEAEEEERSREYMEDRMQAILSLKGNIDTNKENLRALQARDSKIRFEKDEEELRERQEIQAEGLNPDEELTRRKRIRQFEKDKEAYERRQRERQVEIVDNLLKEEKQMKKRYQQQPQLWPEKQRDRVKRINRRRPKPKFFKSTSGSSSVEYSADVEDTGGQHTSGKLGAVSSEDDEDDFSPYGETSRDEAKEGDSDVEGEELAQPEFRGLWEEGVQKGSDKKEQRFKFTSHMPSKMEQEMMERALMKQRAGIVQKQVAAGREFKGCAFYSKPEVIVFKDFDVGKSYKKKILLTNISYTQNYCKYVGMSHLLKDFIEVFFDPPGVMSAGLTCDFAVTFKPMLNEDLEGHIDFLAQTGPFSVPIRCVTKKCQISVDVTEVEFGSQVLGETRRRIINVTNNGALGTEFIFKKITGLVRSASTSELSSIGGMTVTDGGQPEYNQTNGELQNVEGMAAEDVKEAQGGGTTEAAGHVEREEGERPEKSLDPQTGSAVKFEEGMGTTEGDASAAPEGTGDEQEAELVPAVSALSPVPTEVSILEGLRVGKLTSGEIAPFSIVQLEVIFNPLKSGNAVAEFEISFSDPLSPPIMIRARGTGIDVPVWVQREVVDLKMCMYDRLYQDAILVNNRATSALRLKFEVCKELRSHLELLPKTAYIQAESQFSAQLKFLPRQTLPDDCPTYFDRETRLLEAPMVIRVADQTRPVPFKVRAVVTSSDIEFNMQDIDFGFCTVYESVRRTVTITNKSVLPQPFGFCGVPDTVDVQPNDGFGTLLPLESFDLDIMFNAKKAKEYEFDLTCKTGIGREFKIHCRAVGVLPPLELSHSVIKMKATAVSDTCSAHIEVINSHTSANEFTHPVPRIGSGPIVEVGPTSFEFVVPAGAPLTVSPAVGTVNPGERCLVHVTFTPRMDPNMVRLEGVRMMEREAEAERKRLEQASPQDKPQEQPAGQKKKGGKAVPAGKSAKTSPKRGSTPSVPNMATSSKTPVKTFTIDDVIDGSNEYESAHLALLRTYQNTFSRFVIPCFVAPGRCTEPNSLSCSVHNTLYLEVHCPAVRPHLVVVSDCGRPILDYANVSLGQSEVKSFTIQNISDEPLKLSSSLLDPHGPFQMLNALRVLEPQATHNVVVSFGPNAPKEFHEVLEVRCPRNTLYIRLKGRGVQPVISLSVEDGVLDLGDALVGDTISSSFKISNTSELSINYSLKLDSLSPLRHSRAQILPRFLPPFNDMTETQRHVLGPSNYNGMAVFDCVPAKGVIGPGESKEITISFNPDHASELYADEVAVEINSGDEPYSIKLLGRAWQNIVYMRGWDELMPGAESLRAEVEEDEEEDGKAIQKVVLLTMKSVSTPEGFEAAERAVEIGCIKSSIQTKKSSDFYFDNPKEANERGFSFEPLKAGVDIGVKKNIVFRWQPPPGHDPNEPVNTSTMLTVKSDVTTQYKILLQGLITTEPKDPDAPGHVVEVEET; from the exons ATGGAACTCGAAGATTTAGAAAAGAATTTAACGGAGGATACACTTGGGATGGGATGGGAAGATAAAAACGATCAAACAACAGATCGTGACATGAATGGAGAAGTGACCCATGATTCTGGTGACAAATTTCAACAGAACCAGTGGCAATTTTCAGATGAAG GGCCAATTGAGTATGAGAGCGATCCTTCATCTGACATTGACAAGAATTACTTCAGTGATCAAGAATCACTCACTGG GAGTATGGATGGAGTAGAGGAAGATGAATATACATCTGATCCCATTGCACAACAAACTAGACAG GAGAAGATGCAGCGTTTGGCCCTGAGACGTCATCTTGATCAACTAAGTGAACAAGTCCTAGAGAAGGGTTACCTAGTGTCACAGTTTCG TGAGGAACTGAAAAAATGCCAGGAACACGTAGAGGAACTACAACAAGATAAAGATGCAGTCAGCAAGGAGATTGAAGAAGCACAGTCTCAAACCAATAT GGCATCACTATACAGACTGCAGGCTTATCACTCCAAACTCTGTGCAGAGATAGATGCTGAAAATGATGTacagaaagaaattttacagaggCTTCAAGAGGCAGA ATTTGCCCTTGCTCAAGCCACTGTTGAACAAGGAAAGTTCCTTCTGGCGGGAAAGGAacttgaaaaagaagaaaaacttgtGGAGAAACAAAAAGCTGATGTGGCTGCTGTCCGTTTGCGAAAGGAAAACATGAGCACTGTTGTGTCTGAGAGGAGAAGGAGGGCAAGGGAAAA GGAGCATATATCTGCTTTGCgagatagagaaagaaaacacaGACAGGCCATTGCTGCAGCAAAGCGCAACAGGGAACAAGCTTCCAAATTCCTCAAAGAGACAATGTCCAG AGTACGTCAAAAGGAAGCCGAGGAGGAGGAGAGATCACGTGAATACATGGAGGACAGAATGCAGGCAATACTGAGCCTCAAAGGAAACATTGACACAAATAAG GAAAATCTCCGGGCTCTTCAAGCACGTGATTCTAAAATAAGGTTTGAGAAAGACGAGGAAGAACTCCGTGAAAGACAAGAGATTCAAGCAGAAGGATTAAACCCTGACGAGGAACTGACGCGGAGAAAAAGGATCCGTCAGTTTGAGAAGGACAAAGA AGCTTATGAGAGAAGACAGAGAGAGCGACAG GTTGAAATAGTGGATAACCTATTAAAAGAGGAAAAGCAAATGAAAAAGCGATaccaacagcaaccacagctgTGGCCAGAGAAGCAGAGAGATAGAGTCAAG AGAATAAATAGAAGGCGTCCCAAGCCTAAGTTCTTCAAATCTACTAGTGGATCATCATCTGTGGAGTATAGCGCTGATGTCGAGGACACTGGG GGTCAACACACATCAGGAAAACTTGGTGCGGTATCTTCagaagatgatgaagatgattTTTCACCATATGGGGAGACAAGCCGAGATGAGGCTAAGGAAGG TGACTCAGATGTGGAAGGAGAGGAATTGGCTCAACCAGAGTTTAGAGGACTGTGGGAGGAAGGTGTTCAAAAG GGATCTGATAAAAAAGAACAGAGGTTCAAATTTACAAGTCATATGCCCAGTAAAATGGAACAG GAAATGATGGAAAGAGCTCTCATGAAGCAAAGAGCTGGAATAGTACAAAAACAGGTTGCCGCAGGAAGAGAATTTAAG GGTTGTGCATTTTACAGCAAACCTGAAGTTATTGTATTCAAG GACTTTGATGTTGGGAAATCATACAAGAAGAAAATTCTGCTGACAAACATCTCTTATACTCAGAATTACTGTAAATATGTCGGAATGTCCCACTTACTGAAAGATTTCATTGAAGTGTT ttTTGACCCCCCTGGTGTCATGTCTGCTGGACTGACTTGTGATTTTGCGGTCACTTTTAAGCCCATG TTGAATGAAGATTTGGAAGGTCACATTGACTTCCTCGCACAAACAGGACCATTTTCAGTTCCCATTAGATGTGTAACAAAGAAATGCCAG ATTTCTGTGGATGTCACTGAGGTAGAGTTTGGTAGTCAAGTTTTGGGAGAAACAAGAAGGCGAATTATCAATGTTACGAACAACGGAGCACTTGGAAcagagtttatttttaaaaaaataacag gtttGGTAAGGTCAGCTTCAACTTCGGAACTTAGTTCCATTGGTGGAATG ACTGTTACTGATGGTGGACAGCCAGAGTATAACCAAACAAATGGTGAACTGCAGAATGTGGAGGGAATGGCGGCGGAGGATGTTAAAGAAGCACAAGGTGGCGGTACGACGGAAGCAGCTGGACATGTGGAACGAGAAG AAGGCGAACGTCCAGAGAAGAGCCTAGATCCCCAAACCGGGAGTGCAGTTAAGTTTGAGGAAGGAATGGGCACTACTGAGGGTGATGCTTCAGCAGCACCAGAGGGAACTGGGGACGAACAAGAAG CGGAGCTTGTTCCTGCTGTATCTGCTTTATCACCAGTCCCAACCGAAGTGTCCATATTAGAAGGCCTAAGGGTTGGGAAG CTTACCTCTGGTGAAATTGCACCATTTTCAATAGTCCAGCTGGAGGTGATATTTAACCCTCTCAAGTCAGGAAATGCAGTGGCAGAATTTGAGATTTCCTTTTCTGACCCTCTGTCGCCACCC ATAATGATCCGTGCTAGAGGTACAGGGATTGATGTACCTGTCTGGGTGCAACGAGAG GTTGTGGATTTGAAGATGTGTATGTATGACAGACTCTATCAAGATGCAATTCTCGTCAACAACAG AGCCACGTCAGCTCTTAGGCTAAAGTTTGAAGTTTGTAAAGAACTCAGAAGTCATCTGGAGCTTCTCCCGAAAACAGCCTACATCCAGGCTGAGTCACAGTTTTCTGCTCAGCTCAAGTTTCTTCCCAG ACAAACCTTACCAGATGACTGTCCTACATACTTCGACCGTGAAACCAGGTTATTGGAGGCGCCAATGGTAATAAGAGTAGCAGATCAG ACTCGCCCGGTTCCCTTCAAAGTCAGAGCTGTAGTAACGTCATCAGACATAGAATTCAACATGCAAGATATTGATTTTGGTTTCTGTACAGTTTATGAATCTGTGCGTCGAACGGTCACCATAACCAACAAGTCGGTACTTCCACAACCTTTTGGCTTCTGTGGAGTACCCGAT ACGGTTGATGTTCAGCCTAATGATGGATTTGGTACATTGTTACCACTTGAGAGTTTTGATCTGGATATCATGTTCAATGCTAAAAAGGCCAAG GAATACGAGTTTGACCTAACCTGTAAAACAGGAATCGGTCGTGAGTTCAAGATTCATTGTCGAGCCGTTGGCGTTCTTCCCCCGCTGGAGCTGTCGCACTCGGTGATAAAAATGAAAGCCACGGCTGTTAGTGACACGTGCTCTGCTCATATCGAAGTCATCAATTCACACACCAGCGCCAATGAATTCACTCATCCTGTGCCAAGAATTGGCTCAGGACCCATTGTTGAGGTGGGCCCAACGTCGTTTGAATTTGTGGTCCCTGCCGGTGCACCGCTGACCGTGTCTCCAGCTGTTGGCACTGTCAATCCTGGAGAG CGGTGTTTGGTTCACGTGACTTTCACCCCTCGGATGGATCCAAATATGGTGCGGTTGGAGGGCGTACGCATGATGGAGCGGGAAGCTGAGGCTGAGAGAAAGAGACTGGAGCAGGCCTCGCCCCAAGACAAACCACAGGAACAACCCGCTGGACAG aaaaagaagGGCGGTAAAGCTGTTCCCGCTGGTAAGAGCGCCAAGACATCACCAAAGCGAGGCAGTACACCGAGCGTGCCAAACATGGCCACTAGTTCCAAGACCCCCGTCAAAACCTTCACCATTGATGACGTAATCGATGG GTCAAATGAATACGAATCTGCACACTTGGCTTTGCTGAGAACTTACCAGAACACATTTTCTCGTTTTGTGATTCCTTGCTTCGTAGCACCGGGACGTTGCACTGAACCAAATAGCCTTTCTTGCAG TGTACACAACACTCTTTATCTGGAGGTACATTGTCCAGCTGTCAGGCCCCATTTGGTGGTGGTCTCAGATTGTGGAAGACCCATTTTAGACTACGCCAATGTGTCCCTTG GTCAATCAGAAGTGAAATCTTTCACGATACAAAATATTTCCGACGAACCTCTGAAG CTAAGTTCATCGTTACTAGACCCCCACGGTCCGTTCCAGATGCTTAACGCGCTAAGGGTCTTGGAACCACAGGCAACTCACAATGTGGTTGTATCGTTTGGTCCTAACGCACCTAAAGAG TTTCATGAAGTTCTGGAGGTGCGGTGCCCCCGGAATACTCTCTACATCAGACTTAAAGGCAGGGGGGTACAGCCTGTCATTTCTTTGTCTGTAGAGGATGGTGTTCTGGATTTAGGAGACGCTTTAGTTGGAGACACTATTTCATCCTCTTTCAAG ATTTCCAACACATCAGAGCTGTCAATCAATTACTCACTCAAGCTTGACAGCTTGTCTCCATTACGTCACAGTCGAGCACAAATATTACCCAGGTTCCTCCCGCCATTCAACGATATGACTGAAACGCAACGGCATGTGCTAG GTCCGTCGAATTACAATGGCATGGCAGTGTTTGATTGCGTACCTGCTAAAGGTGTGATTGGTCCAG GGGAGTCAAAGGAGATCACAATATCATTTAACCCCGACCACGCTAGCGAGCTTTATGCTGATGAAGTTGCTGTTGAAATTAACAGCGGG GATGAACCCTATTCAATCAAGCTTCTGGGCCGCGCCTGGCAGAATATCGTGTACATGAGGGGCTGGGACGAGTTGATGCCGGGTGCTGAATCTTTAAGAGCTGAGGtggaagaagatgaagaagaag ACGGAAAAGCAATCCAAAAGGTCGTCCTGTTGACGATGAAGAGTGTTTCAACTCCTGAGGGCTTTGAAGCGGCGGAAAGAGCTGTGGAAATCGGCTGCATCAAGTCCAgtatacaaacaaaaaag TCTAGTGACTTTTATTTCGATAATCCTAAAGAAGCAAATGAGAGAGGATTCAGCTTCGAACCTTTGAAG GCGGGAGTAGATATCGGCGTTAAGAAGAATATCGTGTTTCGATGGCAACCCCCACCTGGACACGAC